A window from Solanum stenotomum isolate F172 chromosome 7, ASM1918654v1, whole genome shotgun sequence encodes these proteins:
- the LOC125869818 gene encoding uncharacterized protein LOC125869818 — protein MAALTPLQTSIDTLTTRVESCESRQRETSEVTALKSEVVDLRKDIDYLKSTNFISLLKVVDDVDAPETSEIPPATTTDVHRNDTAVDESEAETSEELIEIREESIYGDLPDLEEMIV, from the coding sequence ATGGCTGCACTGACCCCCCTCCAGACTTCTATTGACACTCTCACCACGAGAGTTGAGTCTTGTGAGAGTAGGCAGAGGGAGACCTCTGAGGTGACGGCTTTGAAATCCGAAGTAGTAGATTTGAGGAAGGACATAGACTATCTAAAGTCCACTAACTTCATTTCATTACTGAAGGTTGTTGATGATGTGGACGCTCCTGAGACTTCAGAGattcctccggctaccaccacAGATGTACATAGGAATGATACGGCAGTTGATGAGTCAGAGGCAGAGACTAGTGAAGAGCTGATAGAGATAAGGGAGGAGAGCATATATGGAGATTTGCCGGATCTTGAGGAGATGATTGTGTAG